A genomic window from Glycine soja cultivar W05 chromosome 10, ASM419377v2, whole genome shotgun sequence includes:
- the LOC114369896 gene encoding probable lysophospholipase BODYGUARD 3: MHMQMGVMGKARSVAATSGRILNEAVSFVAFCVLDLVDFLLCFVFKAVDLWVEAEFRPCYCSSAKEAITSSGKILVSEQGGESKIVSLLSSTKLQLEDISDTLYSRPSLVSEVSRLTINELKRLKLEDPVLQSKRGNSRCSTFTVNTTIVEMLQGKIGRHLTHPIPRWSDCDCKLCTSWISTPSSPHDNTTNAKATLFVKSQCPITDEGGEDVVFIHGFISSSLFWSETVFPNMSSAAKSCYRLFAVDLLGFGRSPKPSESLYTLREHLEMIERSVLEAHKVKSFHIVAHSLGCILALALAVKHPQSVKSLTLLAPPFYPVPKGETQATQYVMRKVAPRRVWPPMAFGASLACWYEHITRVICLLICKNHRLWEFLAKLITRNRVRTFLLEGFFCHTHNAAWHTLHNIICGTAGKIGSYLEAVRENRNCKVTIFHGKNDEVIPVECSYEVQKRIPRAQVRVIDNKDHITIVVGRQKAFAQELEEIWGTTTTNPN; the protein is encoded by the exons ATGCATATGCAAATGGGTGTCATGGGCAAGGCAAGATCCGTTGCAGCAACGAGTGGGAGAATATTGAACGAGGCAGTGAGCTTCGTTGCTTTCTGCGTGCTCGACCTTGTCGATTTTCTTCTATGTTTTGTTTTCAAAGCTGTGGATTTGTGGGTTGAGGCAGAGTTCAGACCCTGCTATTGCTCCTCGGCGAAGGAAGCAATAACGAGCAGTGGGAAGATCTTGGTTTCAGAGCAAGGTGGAGAATCCAAGATCGTGTCCCTTCTTAGCTCAACGAAGCTTCAGTTGGAGGACATCTCTGATACCCTCTACTCTAGACCCTCTTTGGTCTCTGAGGTCTCGAGGCTAACCATTAATGAGCTTAAGAGGCTCAAGTTGGAGGACCCGGTTTTGCAGTCCAAGAGAGGAAACTCGCGCTGTTCCACGTTCACTGTCAACACCACCATTGTTGAAATGCTACAGGGTAAGATTGGAAGACACCTTACTCACCCCATTCCTAGATGGTCTGACTGTGATTGCAAACTATGCACAAGTTGGATCTCAACTCCATCCTCTCCTCATGATAATACCACCAATGCCAAAGCCACTCTCTTTGTTAAGTCCCAATGCCCCATCACAG ATGAAGGGGGAGAAGATGTGGTGTTCATACATGGGTTCATATCATCGTCATTATTTTGGAGCGAGACAGTGTTCCCAAACATGTCGAGTGCAGCAAAGTCGTGTTACCGGTTATTTGCGGTTGATCTGCTTGGGTTTGGGAGGAGTCCAAAGCCGAGCGAGTCGCTGTACACATTAAGAGAGCATTTAGAGATGATAGAGAGGTCGGTGTTGGAGGCCCATAAGGTTAAGTCCTTCCACATTGTGGCCCATTCCCTTGGATGCATTCTAGCACTTGCCCTTGCCGTCAAACACCCTCAATCTGTCAAGTCACTCACCTTGCTTGCCCCG cCCTTCTATCCGGTGCCAAAGGGTGAAACACAGGCTACTCAATATGTCATGAGAAAGGTTGCTCCAAGGCGCGTGTGGCCACCCATGGCGTTTGGAGCGTCCTTGGCATGCTGGTACGAACACATAACTAGGGTCATTTGCTTGCTCATTTGCAAGAACCACCGTCTCTGGGAATTTCTAGCCAAACTCATCACTCGAAACAG GGTCAGGACGTTCTTGCTTGAAGGGTTCTTTTGCCACACTCACAACGCGGCATGGCATACCCTACACAACATTATATGTGGAACCGCGGGGAAAATTGGATCCTATTTGGAGGCTGTTAGAGAAAACCGTAATTGCAAAGTGACCATATTTCATGGCAAAAACGATGAAGTGATCCCAGTTGAATGCAGCTACGAGGTGCAAAAACGAATTCCACGTGCCCAAGTTAGAGTTATTGACAACAAAGACCACATAACTATTGTTGTTGGAAGACAGAAAGCCTTTGCTCAAGAGTTGGAGGAGATTTGGGGCACTACTACTACCAACCCCAACTAG
- the LOC114369917 gene encoding uncharacterized protein LOC114369917, whose amino-acid sequence MKGGRSHRPQSSDPPDEWVDGSWTVDCICGVTFDDGEEMVKCDECGVWVHTRCSRYVKGDDTFACDKCKARHNSNSNNTTTTTTNTTNPMETEVAQFLVELPTKTISMDNKKALPSRPRLWTDKPIEERVHVQGPPGGDPSIFAGQSASSIFTPQLWKACGYVPKKFSFKYNEFPFLNNDNDNEGGPAKDDSNDNGAGAGALVSLSKEGNNIASAAPVLNTSSPVGASVETRSGQGKGADTGKFGSEDVPPRVPSDVKKERTLLRPPVVHNSQRSKGDFVGNSSSKERSGKKRLRTSDREVDPRKKTLHSSKTVVTPTADGKQLEFCEDRGSKIFKADTRSIKNKNLKDMVVQEHVSDDHVAVDTTMEEPNNNLTTTEDSSEPLYPDMTKHGVSVGDVVAEEKASHKTPTLVEMSSKTDDAVTSSLKQNYVGNASVKEKDGDCLVADNADDTLVVRSAASPRTEGHCGSAPELVDNQVSQDLDRNMRSSSTKCKVKMRRDDVDNFRKPSNFHSSPMSDLKNNDKPSDHTSDIVKVNDAPVPSLPSCESKVGGFDISSEPIPADHTNKPNELSGDFCQRKQDPVGSEGSFETQKGFTETKDSLDAAKDPSKSEAIGCLPKVGKSSPTSSTMNSKSLGHDIKSEDTEIPNSFTKHGVMADSNIHTKNENCPSDAARDENQKKSVKERPKSSLNSNSKGLQSSRSMQNSVPKQVNSDARDSVHVSSSKPLIHQTASILGSSESNASLHHQKVLQVQNKISSSAPQKVEKLNQTNIHTSSKLNQSHVSSVNPSPISNSSMLSDEELALLLHQELNSSPRVPRVPRARHAGSLPQLTSASATSMLMKRTSGGGKDHYLVSRRKHKDASRPGSGSSRELEDEAKKIEKEKGPSSSDQRKLDMSYVEDAPAREEGLASMAVTNSITNNTVSSTSGIANSDASSPPEDQNLSSMRNSPRNVSDDDTATAGRPVHRTLPGLINDIMSKGRRMTYEELCNAVLPHWHNLRKHNGERYAYSSHSQAVLDCLRNRHEWARLVDRGPKTNSNRKRRKLDAEESDDNGYGKGRTAKDVEGKNFELQKEEFPKGKRKARKRRRLALQGRAVKDVRRRQKVSSLTDEDLGPFSNSSEESMFSEDEIQAGRICPAGSSSDEAGSA is encoded by the exons ATGAAAGGGGGGCGATCGCACCGCCCTCAGAGCTCTGACCCGCCGGACGAGTGGGTGGACGGGTCCTGGACGGTGGACTGCATCTGCGGCGTCACCTTCGACGACGGCGAGGAGATGGTCAAATGCGACGAGTGCGGCGTGTGGGTCCACACGCGCTGCTCTCGCTACGTCAAGGGCGACGACACCTTCGCATGTGACAAGTGCAAGGCCAGGCacaacagcaacagcaacaacaccaccaccaccaccaccaacaccaCCAACCCCATGGAGACCGAGGTGGCGCAGTTCCTCGTGGAACTCCCCACAAAAACCATTTCCATGGACAACAAAAAAGCCCTCCCCTCCAGGCCCAGGCTCTGGACCGATAAGCCCATCGAGGAGCGGGTCCATGTTCAGGGCCCACCGGGCGGAGACCCTTCCATCTTCGCTGGCCAAAGCGCCTCCTCGATTTTCACGCCCCAGCTCTGGAAGGCATGCGGGTATGTCCCTAAGAAGTTCAGTTTTAAGTACAATGAGTTCCCTTTCTTGAATAATGATAACGATAACGAGGGCGGGCCAGCAAAAGATGATAGTAACGATAATGGGGCTGGTGCTGGGGCTCTTGTTTCTCTGTCCAAAGAGGGTAACAACATTGCTTCTGCTGCTCCTGTGTTGAACACTTCTTCCCCTGTTGGGGCTTCGGTTGAAACGAGATCTGGCCAGGGCAAGGGCGCGGACACGGGCAAGTTTGGGAGCGAGGACGTGCCACCACGTGTCCCCAGTGACGTCAAGAAGGAGAGGACTCTGCTGAGGCCACCTGTTGTTCATAACAGTCAGCGTAGCAAAGGGGATTTCGTCGGGAATTCGAGTTCCAAGGAGAGGAGTGGGAAGAAACGCCTTAGGACTTCTGACAGGGAGGTAGATCCCAGGAAGAAAACGCTGCATTCCTCCAAAACAG TGGTTACGCCCACCGCTGATGGAAAGCAATTGGAATTTTGTGAGGATAGAGGATCAAAGATTTTCAAGGCTGACACTCGGAGCATAAagaacaaaaacttaaaagacatGGTGGTTCAAGAACATGTTTCTGATGATCATGTAGCTGTGGATACTACCATGGAGGAGCCAAATAACAACTTAACAACTACCGAGGACTCCTCAGAACCATTATATCCTGACATGACTAAACATGGTGTTTCTGTTGGAGATGTTGTAGCAGAAGAGAAGGCTAGCCATAAAACTCCTACTTTGGTTGAGATGTCTTCCAAGACTGATGATGCTGTTACATCATCTTTAAAGCAGAACTATGTTGGAAATGCTTCAGTTAAAGAAAAG GATGGAGATTGCTTGGTAGCTGATAACGCAGACGATACTTTAGTAGTAAGAAGTGCAGCAAGTCCTCGCACAGAAGGTCATTGTGGTTCTGCACCAGAACTTGTGGATAACCAAGTTTCTCAAGATCTTGACCGTAACATGCGTTCTAGCTCTACAAAATGCAAAGTTAAGATGAGGAGAGATGATGTTGATAATTTTAGGAAGCCCTCAAATTTTCATTCTTCTCCTATGAGTGATCTAAAAAACAATGATAAACCTTCTGACCACACTTCTGATATTGTTAAAGTGAATGATGCTCCAGTTCCCAGTTTACCATCATGTGAAAGTAAGGTGGGTGGTTTTGATATTTCATCAGAACCAATACCTGCTGATCATACCAATAAACCCAATGAATTATCTGGTGATTTTTGTCAAAGAAAACAGGATCCGGTGGGGTCTGAAGGTTCCTTCGAAACACAAAAGGGATTTACAGAAACAAAAGACAGTTTGGATGCTGCTAAAGATCCATCAAAATCCGAAGCAATTGGATGTCTGCCTAAAGTTGGAAAGTCATCTCCAACTTCATCAACCATGAACTCCAAATCATTGGGTCATGACATCAAATCTGAAGATACTGAAATCCCTAATTCTTTTACGAAGCATGGAGTGATGGCTGATAGTAACATTCACACAAAGAATGAAAATTGTCCAAGTGATGCTGCCAGGGATGAAAATCAAAAGAAGTCTGTAAAAGAGCGACCAAAATCCTCTTTGAATTCGAATTCAAAAGGATTGCAGTCAAGCAGGAGTATGCAAAATTCTGTCCCAAAGCAAGTGAATTCAGATGCCAGAGATTCTGTTCATGTTTCATCTTCTAAACCTTTGATACATCAGACTGCAAGTATATTAGGCTCTAGTGAGTCTAATGCATCATTGCACCATCAGAAGGTTTTACAAGTGCAGAATAAGATTTCATCTTCAGCGCCACAGAAAGTtgaaaaacttaaccaaacaaaCATCCACACTTCCTCCAAGTTGAATCAAAGTCATGTATCATCAGTGAATCCTTCTCCAATATCGAATTCTTCAATGCTGAGTGATGAAGAG cTTGCTCTTCTATTGCATCAAGAACTGAATAGTTCTCCTCGTGTACCTCGTGTGCCCCGAGCACGCCATGCAGGTAGCTTGCCCCAGTTGACTTCTGCTAGTGCTACAAGCATGCTAATGAAGCGAACATCGGGTGGAGGAAAGGATCATTATTTG GTATCTAGACGAAAACACAAGGATGCATCTAGACCTGGGTCTGGCAGTTCTCGTGAACTTGAAGATGAAGCTAAAAAGATAGAGAAGGAGAAGGGTCCATCCTCGTCTGATCAGAGGAAACTAGATATGTCATATGTGGAAGATGCTCCTGCAAGGGAAGAAGGCCTTGCATCTATGGCAGTGACAAACTCCATCACAAACAATACTGTTTCTTCCACCTCTGGAATTGCAAACAGCGATGCATCCTCCCCTCCGGAGGATCAGAATTTGTCATCTATGCGTAACTCACCTAGGAATGTATCTGATGATGATACAGCAACTGCTGGAAGGCCAGTTCATCGCACCTTACCTG GTTTAATCAATGATATTATGAGCAAAGGCAGGCGTATGACATATGAGGAACTCTGTAATGCTGTGCTACCG CACTGGCATAACTTGAGGAAGCATAATGGAGAGCGTTATGCATACTCAAGTCACTCTCAGGCTGTTCTTGATTGTTTGAGGAACCGGCATGAATGGGCAAGGTTGGTTGATCGTGGTCCAAAG ACAAATTCTAATAGGAAAAGGCGTAAACTGGATGCGGAAGAGTCTGATGATAACGGATATGGTAAGGGAAGAACTGCAAAAGATGTTGAAGGGAAGAACTTTGAGTTGCAAAAAGAAGAGTTCCCTAAAGGCAAGCGTAAAGCTCGAAAACGTAGGCGCCTTGCTCTTCAGGGAAGAGCAGTGAAGGATGTCAGGAGGAGACAGAAAGTTAGCTCGCTAACGGATGAGGATCTGGGTCCATTCTCCAATTCTAGTGAAGAGAGCATGTTCAGTGAAGATGAAATTCAGGCTGGCAGAATTTGTCCTGCTGGAAGTTCATCAGATGAGGCAGGTAGTGCCTAA